From Qipengyuania psychrotolerans:
CCGGGGCGCCGCTCGAGCTGGCCGATGCCGTAACGCTGACCGCTCATGTCTCCAAGGGCACCTATATCCGGTCTCTTGCACGGGACATCGCACGCGCGCTTGGAACCTTCGGTCACGTTACCTATCTCAGGCGTATCAAGGCCGGTCCGTTCCATCAGGATCACGCGATTTCACTGGACAAGCTAGAGGAAATCGCTAAGGGCGCGCGTCTTGAACACCTACTCCTGCCGCTAGAGGCGGGGCTGGACGACATCCCGGCTCTATCCCTCGATCCCGACAGCGCGCAGGCGGTCCGCCAGGGCCGGGTACTGTCGGACATGCCCCAAACCGACGGGCTCTATTTCGCGAAGCTGGGTGACACTCCGCTCGCGCTGATGGAACTCACCGGAGGGACGGCGAAAGTCGTCCGGGGTTTTAACTTACCGGATGTCGCGGAGTAAAAATGCATGACGATTACCGCTGAGAAGAAGCAAGAAGTTATCAAGGACAACGCACAGACCGAGGGCGACACCGGTTCCCCCGAAGTCCAGGTTGCGATCCTGACCGAACGTATCCGCAACCTGACGGATCACTTCAAAGCCAATCACAAAGACAACCACTCGCGTCGCGGCCTTCTGATGATGGTCAACAAGCGTCGTAATCTGCTCGCCTATCTCAAGAAGATTGATGTCGAGCGTTACAACGCCCTGATCGCGAAGCTGGGTCTTCGTAAATAAGAGTTTCAGAGGGGCGGCCAAAAGGTCGCCCTTCTTTCTATCCGGCGTCTGCGCAATTCGGCGCAGGTGACCGGCATCGGGGCAGATATACGCCCCACCGGACCGGGACGATACACCCGGAAAAGTAGGCCCCGCACCGCAATATGGCCGCGCGGGTTCATAAGGAAAATACATGTTCGATAAGAAAACCGTATCGCTGGAGTGGGGCGGCAAAACCCTCACCCTCGAAACCGGTCAGATCGCCCGTCAAGCTGACGGCGCCGTACTGGCCACCTATGGCGAAACCGTGGTGCTGTGCGCCGTGACCGCCGCCAAGAGTGTTCGCGAAGGCCAGGACTTCTTCCCGCTGACCGTCCACTACCAGGAAAAATTCTCGTCCGCGGGCCGTATCCCGGGCGGCTTCTTCAAGCGCGAAGGCCGCGCCACGGAGAAGGAAACGCTGACCAGCCGCCTCATCGACCGTCCGGTGCGCCCGCTGTTCCCCGAAGGTTTCTACAACGAAATCAACGTAATCTGCCAGGTCCTGTCGTATGACGGCGAAACCGAACCCGATATCGTCGCCATGGTTGCAGCATCTGCTGCCCTGACCATTTCCGGTCTGCCCTTCATGGGTCCGATCGGCGCAGCGCGTGTCGGCTTCTCGAACGATGGCGAATACATCCTCAACCCGAGCATCAACGATGCCCTGGGTGAAGATGGCCGTCTCGACCTCGTCGTGGCCGCAACGCAAGACGCGGTGATGATGGTTGAATCGGAAGCCAAGGAGCTGACCGAAGAAGAAATGCTCGGCGCCGTCTTGTTTGCACACGAAGAAAGCCGCAAGGTCATCGGTGCGATCATCGATCTCGCTGAACAGGCTGCCAAGGAACCTTGGGAAGTCGATACTTCGGACGATACCTCGGCAATCAAGGAAAAGCTTCGCGGCATCGTAGGTGACGACATCGCTGCTGCTTACAAGCTGACCGACAAGTCGGCCCGTTCGGACGCGCTCAACCTGGCACGTGCCAAGGCCAAGGAAGCTTTCGCTGACGAAGAAGGCCAGACGCAGATGGTCGCCAACAAGGCGGTCAAGAAGCTGGAAGCTGAAATCGTTCGCGGTGCCATCCTCAAGGACGGCCAGCGTATCGACGGCCGTAAGCTGGATCAGGTTCGCTCGATCGAAGCCATGGTCGGCCTTCTGCCCCGTACCCACGGTTCGGCGCTGTTTACCCGCGGTGAAACGCAGGCGATCTGCACCACTACGCTGGGCACCAAGGACGCAGA
This genomic window contains:
- the rpsO gene encoding 30S ribosomal protein S15 produces the protein MTITAEKKQEVIKDNAQTEGDTGSPEVQVAILTERIRNLTDHFKANHKDNHSRRGLLMMVNKRRNLLAYLKKIDVERYNALIAKLGLRK